In Streptomyces nojiriensis, the sequence GTACTGGAGGACGGGCCGCTGCCCGCCTGAGTCATCGCCCGGGCGGCACCGGACGCAGGGGCCACGGCAGCGGGGCGCCGCGCCCCCGGCACAGGCGGTCTCTTTCGGATCGTGCCGGCCGGGCCCGCGGCGTCCGGTGCCGTGCATGGCATGGCATGGCGGAGGGGCGCGCCGTGTACCGGACGTACTCGGGCGTCCCGGCGACGCGGCCGGGTGCGGTGCCGGTCGCCGCGGGCCCGGCGGGATCCGAAAGGGACGGCCTGGGTGTCTTGCCGATCATGCCGGGCTCGCGGTGGCCGGCACCGCGCCTCGCCGCGTCGCCCCCTCGTCCGCCTTGCGATGCTTCCCCTCGGCCCTGGCGGGCCTGGGGAGAAAGACCCACGGAACCGGCCACCGCTCCCTGATCCGGCCTGACCGGCAAGACACCCCTTGGGGTCCGGCCCCGTGGCCGAACCCCAGGACCAGGCCGGCCCCCGGCCCCTGGTCTGGCCCCTGGCCCCTGGTCTGGCCCCTGGCCCCTGGTCTGGCCCCTGGCCCCTGGTCTGGCCCCGGCCTTGCCTCCGGCCCCGCCCCCGGTCCCGGCCGCGCACCGCGTCCCTGGCCCAGGCCTGCCCTCAGTCCCGGCCCGCGCCCGGCCCGCGCCCGGCCCGCGCCCCGGTCCCGGCCCTGCCTCCGGCCCCGCCCCCGGTCCCGGCCGCGCACCGCGTCCCCGGCCCAGGCCTGCCCTCAGTCCCGGCCCGCGCCCGGCCGCACCGCGCCCCCGGCCTAGGCCCCGCCTCCGGCCCCGGCCCGCCCCCGGCCCCGCACCGCGCCCCCGGCCGCGTACCGCGTCCCCGGTCCCGGTTGGACTGCGCTGGGTGGCGGGCGGTCCCACAATGGGACCGGGGCATGCGCGTGGCCGTTCCGCGGCGGTGCCCCCCCGGCTCGCGCCGGCTGAGAGGAACGCGTTCATGCGCGCTGAGACGTCACCGGCCGCAAGGAGGGCGGGGGCCTTCGCCGCGGTCGCCGTCGCGCTGTTCTGTATCCAGCTCGACTTCTTCGCCCTCAACCTCGCCATCCCCGAGATCGCGGCGGAACTCGGCGTCACCGTCTCGGCCGCGCAGTGGACCCTGTCCGCCTACATGCTCGCCATCGGCTGCTTCTTCATCATCGGCGGCCGGGTGGGAGACGTCTTCGGCCGGCGCGGCAGTCTGCTCGCCGGGATCGCCCTGTTCGCGGCCGGTTCCGCGGGCTGCGCGCTGGCACCGGGCCTGGGCCCGCTGGTGGCCGCCCGGATCGTGCAGGGGGTGGGCGCGGCGTTCGTCTTCCCGGTGTCCGTGTCCGTGATCACCAACACCTTCCCCGCCGAGTCCCGTGCCGCAGCCCTCGGCGCGGTGTTCGGCGTCGCGAACATCGGGACCGCGCTCGGGCCCTTCGTGGGCGGCGGGTTCACCGAAGGCCCCGGCTGGCGCTGGATCTTCTGGCTGATGGCACCGCTGAGCCTGCTCTCGCTCCTGACCGCCCTGGTGTACGTACCCGACTCGCGCGACACCTCGGCACCCCGCCGGCTCGACCTTGCCGGCTGCGCCCTGATCGTGTGCTCGCTGGCCGCGCTCACCCTGGCCGTCGAACGCGGGGACGCCTGGGGCTGGGGGAGCGCCCGTACCCTCCTGTGCTTCGCGCTGGCCGTGACGGCCGGCGCCCTGTTCCCGGTACGCGAACGGCACGCCCGCCACCCCCTGGTCGATCTGCGGCTCCTGCACAACGTCCCGTACGTCCTGGTGACCGGGATGGGCTCGCTCGCGAACATGGGCTACGGCGTCACCGTCTTCCTCGCCACCCTCTACCTCCAGGACGTACGCGGGCTCTCGCCCCTCCTGGCGGGCACGGTGTTCCTGGCCCCGGCCCTGCTGGTCGCGGTCAGCGGCCCGCTCGGCGCGCGCCTGGGCCGGCACATGCGGCCGACCGCGGTCATGGCGCTCGCCGGCGCGATCGCGGGCACCGGAATGTACGCGCTGGCCGGGGCCGGCGCGTGGTGGCTGTACGTGCCGGTGTTCGCGTGGTGCGGCCTGGGCCTCGGGCTGGGCTGGACCTACTCCGGCGTGGCGACCCAGCAGGTCGTCGCACCGGAGCGGGCGGGGGAGGCCTCGGGCGTACTGCTGACGTTCCTGGTCACGCTGGGCGCGATCGCCCTCGCCGGGACGGCGGCGGCGATCTCCGCGATGACCCCGCAGCACCCGCCCGAGGACGTCTACGACGCGATCCTGCGGCTGGGCGGGGTGGT encodes:
- a CDS encoding MFS transporter: MRAETSPAARRAGAFAAVAVALFCIQLDFFALNLAIPEIAAELGVTVSAAQWTLSAYMLAIGCFFIIGGRVGDVFGRRGSLLAGIALFAAGSAGCALAPGLGPLVAARIVQGVGAAFVFPVSVSVITNTFPAESRAAALGAVFGVANIGTALGPFVGGGFTEGPGWRWIFWLMAPLSLLSLLTALVYVPDSRDTSAPRRLDLAGCALIVCSLAALTLAVERGDAWGWGSARTLLCFALAVTAGALFPVRERHARHPLVDLRLLHNVPYVLVTGMGSLANMGYGVTVFLATLYLQDVRGLSPLLAGTVFLAPALLVAVSGPLGARLGRHMRPTAVMALAGAIAGTGMYALAGAGAWWLYVPVFAWCGLGLGLGWTYSGVATQQVVAPERAGEASGVLLTFLVTLGAIALAGTAAAISAMTPQHPPEDVYDAILRLGGVVIVAAAAAVMAVRHRLVVLGRIPPLSLRADAAAAAREPGRRP